In Desulfurella sp., the genomic window AAGCATTCGTAGATTATAAAAAATTAGATAACTTTGTATTATTTGGCGCTTCAATGAGCGGGGGTTTTGCATTAAAATACGCTTTAAAGCATCCTGAAAAGGTCAGGGCTATAATTGCTGCAGCCCCTGCCTGGATTGAAAACGAGATCGAACAGTTTAAAAATTTAAATGTACCTACATTGTTGCTTTGGGGAGCAAATGATAATAAGGTTGATCCAAAAATTGGAAACAAACTAAAAGAAATAATGCCAAATGCCAGATTGCATACATTTAGAGGTTTATCTCATCCATTCTATTTTGAAAATGAAAATTTATTTGATCAATATTTTTTTGATTTTTTAAAAAACTTAGATGAAAAATAAAGCATTATTTTCTCCTTATTCAATAAACAACAAAACATTTAAAAATAGGATTGTAATGTTACCTACAGTAACAAACTACGCAAACGAGGATGGTAGTGTAGCTCAACAAAATATTGACTACTATGCCCTAAGAAAAAATCTAGGCGCTATTATTGTAGAAGCAACATACACACACATACTTGGCAAATCTTTTATCAAACAATTAGGTATAGATAGCGATGATAAAATTCCTGGATTATCAAAAATTAGTAAGGTAATTCACGAAAATGATTCTCTGGCTGGTATTCAGCTTGCCATGAATGTAAAATCAAAAACCGTAAATGATTTAACACTTTCGGAAATAGATGACATAAAAGACAGTTTTATCAAAGCAGCTAGTCGCGCAAAAGAATCTAATTTTGATATAATTGAAATACATTGTGCGCATGGATGGTTACTTGGTCAATTTTTAAGCAGTTACTTTAATAAAAGAAACGATTTATATGGTCCAGGCTTGCAAAATCGGATGAAATTACCACTAGAAATTATTGATACTATTAGACAAATTCTCAAAAATGAAATTTTAAGTGTTCGTATTAATGCAGTTGATTATGTAGAAAATGGTATTGAATTAGACGAATCAATTATATTTGCAAAAAAACTTAAAGAAATTGGCGTTGATTTAATTAGTGTTTCGGCAGGAATTGGAGCTAAAACATTTATACATGTATCGCCTGGAAGTTACCCAAAAGGTTTTTTGCTTGATTTTGCACATAAAATAAAATTAAGCACAAATACCACTGTAATTGCTGCAAATAGGCTTGGAGAATTTGATATAGCAAATCTTGCCATTGAACAATATAAAGCAGATTTTATAGGACTAGCAAGGCCTTTAATAGCTGATCCACAAATTATTAATAAGTGGGAAAATGAACAATTTAAAATAGTTATACCATGTCTTAGCTGTAATCAAGGCTGTATTGCTAATATTCAAGCACAAAAACAAATGTCTTGTTTGGTAAACCCAGATCCTTATAAAGCAAAAGTTTTTGATCAGCCATTTATGTACAAACGAAAAGTTATGGTAATAGGTGCAGGTTGTGCTGGTCTGGCATTTTCTATTTTTGCTCACAAAAAGGGCTTAAATTGCACCATATTTGAAAG contains:
- a CDS encoding alpha/beta hydrolase produces the protein MYFVEKEEEIAGKKVFYIKQPVGEKDIIFMHGKSYTASDFLKLNDTLIGLYNLKYRIYAFDFPGFGKSQPNNIEPVNFIEAFVDYKKLDNFVLFGASMSGGFALKYALKHPEKVRAIIAAAPAWIENEIEQFKNLNVPTLLLWGANDNKVDPKIGNKLKEIMPNARLHTFRGLSHPFYFENENLFDQYFFDFLKNLDEK
- a CDS encoding FAD-dependent oxidoreductase translates to MKNKALFSPYSINNKTFKNRIVMLPTVTNYANEDGSVAQQNIDYYALRKNLGAIIVEATYTHILGKSFIKQLGIDSDDKIPGLSKISKVIHENDSLAGIQLAMNVKSKTVNDLTLSEIDDIKDSFIKAASRAKESNFDIIEIHCAHGWLLGQFLSSYFNKRNDLYGPGLQNRMKLPLEIIDTIRQILKNEILSVRINAVDYVENGIELDESIIFAKKLKEIGVDLISVSAGIGAKTFIHVSPGSYPKGFLLDFAHKIKLSTNTTVIAANRLGEFDIANLAIEQYKADFIGLARPLIADPQIINKWENEQFKIVIPCLSCNQGCIANIQAQKQMSCLVNPDPYKAKVFDQPFMYKRKVMVIGAGCAGLAFSIFAHKKGLNCTIFERQPKIGGQLNLAYKPPHKKEFKKLINYFESEVENLKIPVFTGIDVDIDLIKSEKCDILAFATGSSPIIPEFCKNNEFVYSADEILEFGLPFEVSNIGIIGGGLIGLETANFLSNKGLSISVFEMDDVLLKTTADVVKLPILESLDPNIKIYLNHKLVNVESNIVYFQTQNGIKRYTFDYIVLALGRKPNKELIDKIDFCIDTINIGDCKKPGDALSAISDAYDAALRL